In Campylobacter concisus, a genomic segment contains:
- a CDS encoding ATP/GTP-binding protein, with amino-acid sequence MQTNFYSQGSYNNMSFSMKTSSGDEISFSMYDNKSLEFSSQKNGTSSQRSLTLMHEYGYEFAYKGNGIDEQDMKEIEEAMKQIRPQVDEFMKNVKEGDKIAGSSQSISDLSNKIKQMLPDAKDLNHKNFINDNMLKMFDELLAKNDANKNLLNATKRLFDTLLDESNKVSYYA; translated from the coding sequence ATGCAAACAAATTTTTACTCTCAAGGAAGCTACAACAACATGAGCTTTTCGATGAAAACTAGCTCAGGCGATGAGATAAGCTTTTCGATGTATGACAACAAAAGTTTGGAGTTTTCAAGCCAGAAAAATGGCACTTCAAGCCAAAGAAGTCTTACTCTCATGCACGAATACGGCTACGAGTTTGCCTATAAAGGCAACGGCATAGACGAGCAAGACATGAAAGAGATCGAAGAGGCGATGAAGCAAATTCGCCCACAAGTTGATGAGTTTATGAAAAATGTCAAAGAGGGCGACAAGATCGCTGGTAGTAGCCAAAGCATAAGTGATCTTTCAAACAAGATCAAGCAGATGTTGCCTGACGCAAAAGATCTAAATCACAAAAATTTCATAAATGACAATATGCTAAAGATGTTTGACGAGCTTCTAGCTAAAAATGATGCAAACAAAAATCTACTAAATGCCACAAAAAGGCTATTTGACACATTGCTTGATGAGAGCAACAAAGTATCTTACTATGCGTAA
- the accA gene encoding acetyl-CoA carboxylase carboxyl transferase subunit alpha has protein sequence MSNYLDFEKSIKQIDEDIANAKIRGDEHAVEILNKNLSKEISKVYKNLNEYQRLQLARHPDRPYSIDYINALLIDGYEIHGDRAFRDDPAIVCYIGYIGGKKTIVIGEQKGRGTKNKLRRNFGMPHPEGYRKALRVAKMAEKFNLPILFLIDTPGAYPGVGAEERGQSEAIARNLFEFANLKTPIIAVVIGEGGSGGALAIGVADRLAMMKNSVFSVISPEGCAAILWNDPAKQEQATKSMKITADDLKNLSLIDDVINEPINGAHRDKEGAAKALANYFISELAELEKLDINDLVSKRIEKILSIGAFEE, from the coding sequence ATGTCAAATTATTTAGATTTTGAAAAAAGCATAAAACAAATTGATGAAGATATAGCAAATGCTAAGATCAGAGGCGATGAACATGCTGTTGAAATTTTAAATAAGAATTTATCCAAAGAGATATCAAAAGTATATAAAAATTTAAACGAATATCAACGTTTGCAACTTGCTCGTCATCCAGATAGACCATATTCTATTGATTATATTAATGCGCTTTTGATTGATGGATATGAGATTCATGGGGATAGAGCATTTCGAGATGATCCAGCAATAGTTTGCTACATCGGCTATATCGGAGGCAAAAAGACTATTGTTATAGGCGAGCAAAAGGGCCGTGGCACTAAAAATAAATTAAGAAGAAATTTTGGTATGCCTCACCCTGAGGGTTATCGAAAGGCTCTTAGAGTTGCAAAAATGGCTGAAAAATTTAATCTACCCATTTTATTTCTCATAGACACTCCAGGCGCATATCCAGGTGTTGGAGCTGAAGAGCGAGGACAAAGTGAAGCTATAGCTAGAAATTTATTCGAGTTTGCAAATTTAAAAACTCCAATAATTGCTGTTGTCATAGGCGAAGGTGGAAGTGGTGGCGCTTTAGCTATAGGCGTGGCTGATAGACTTGCCATGATGAAAAATTCTGTGTTTTCAGTTATATCACCAGAAGGCTGTGCAGCGATACTTTGGAATGACCCAGCTAAGCAAGAGCAAGCTACAAAATCTATGAAGATAACGGCTGATGACTTAAAAAATTTATCACTTATAGATGACGTGATAAACGAGCCGATAAATGGAGCTCATAGAGACAAAGAAGGTGCTGCAAAAGCACTTGCAAATTATTTTATCTCAGAGCTAGCTGAGCTTGAAAAGCTTGATATAAATGATCTTGTTTCAAAAAGAATAGAAAAAATTCTCTCTATCGGAGCATTTGAAGAATAA
- the fabG gene encoding 3-oxoacyl-ACP reductase FabG, with protein MKFSGKNVLITGASRGIGAQIAKTLANMGLKVWINYRSKPEIADALQAEIEQNGGKAAVIKFDATDEDEFIKGINLIVDSDGELSYLVNNAGITNDKLALRMKTSEFTDVINTNLTSAFIGCREALKVMSKKRFGAVVNVASIVGEMGNAGQVNYSASKGGLIAMSKSFAKEGASRNIRFNSVTPGFIETDMTHGLSDEVKKTYSDNIPLKRFGSASEVAEAVAFLLSDHASYVTGETLKINGGLYM; from the coding sequence ATGAAATTTAGCGGGAAAAATGTGCTAATAACAGGTGCCAGCAGAGGTATCGGTGCACAGATTGCAAAAACGCTTGCAAATATGGGCTTAAAAGTGTGGATAAACTACCGCTCAAAGCCTGAGATAGCAGACGCTTTGCAAGCTGAGATCGAGCAAAATGGCGGCAAGGCTGCAGTGATAAAATTTGACGCAACTGACGAAGATGAGTTTATAAAAGGTATAAATTTGATAGTTGATAGCGATGGCGAGCTAAGCTACCTCGTAAATAACGCTGGTATCACAAATGATAAGCTAGCGCTTCGCATGAAAACTAGCGAATTTACAGATGTGATAAATACAAATTTAACTTCAGCTTTCATCGGATGTAGAGAGGCTTTAAAAGTGATGAGCAAAAAGCGCTTTGGAGCGGTCGTAAACGTCGCATCTATCGTTGGTGAGATGGGAAACGCTGGACAGGTAAATTATTCAGCTAGCAAGGGCGGACTGATTGCTATGAGTAAGAGTTTTGCAAAAGAGGGCGCAAGTAGGAATATCCGCTTTAACAGCGTAACTCCAGGCTTTATCGAGACTGATATGACACATGGGCTAAGTGATGAGGTGAAGAAAACTTATAGCGATAACATTCCGCTAAAACGTTTTGGCAGTGCTAGTGAAGTAGCTGAGGCTGTTGCATTTTTACTAAGCGATCACGCAAGCTACGTAACTGGAGAGACGCTAAAAATAAATGGCGGACTTTATATGTAG
- a CDS encoding EI24 domain-containing protein produces the protein MINLLRLGFKDFFTAKFIALSILPLCLSIICLAWLSIWGGGEIFDVLSEGARSGNYSFIDTNSTLSSYAIRILSFSATKWIVSILFYILSTFLTIIVSIVIALIVAGFLTPVVTKEINKRHYNYVLKSEVSTARVLKVMMVEIIKFLGILLVCLPLLFVPVLNFFIINVPFFYIYYKLLLIDVGSNTLDSDKFELALLEGGGVKFIVFTLLFYLISLVPLVGLFFQLYFVIVLSHLFFEKEALIKI, from the coding sequence ATGATAAACCTTCTTCGCCTTGGTTTTAAAGACTTTTTTACAGCCAAATTTATAGCGCTATCCATCTTGCCACTTTGCCTTAGCATCATCTGCCTAGCTTGGCTTAGCATCTGGGGCGGCGGTGAGATATTTGATGTTTTAAGTGAAGGAGCAAGAAGTGGCAATTACTCTTTTATTGATACAAACTCAACGCTCTCTTCATATGCTATTAGAATTTTAAGCTTTAGCGCCACAAAATGGATAGTTAGTATACTTTTTTATATTCTGAGCACCTTTTTAACGATCATTGTTAGCATCGTGATTGCTCTAATTGTAGCTGGCTTTTTAACTCCAGTTGTTACTAAAGAGATAAACAAAAGACACTACAACTACGTGCTTAAAAGCGAGGTTAGCACGGCTAGAGTGCTAAAGGTGATGATGGTTGAGATCATAAAATTTCTTGGGATCTTGCTCGTTTGCCTGCCACTTTTATTTGTACCAGTATTAAATTTTTTCATCATAAATGTGCCGTTTTTTTATATCTATTACAAACTTTTACTGATAGACGTTGGCTCAAACACTCTTGATAGCGATAAATTTGAGCTAGCACTGCTTGAAGGTGGCGGGGTTAAATTTATAGTTTTTACACTTTTATTTTATCTCATCTCGCTTGTGCCGCTTGTGGGACTATTTTTTCAGCTTTATTTCGTGATAGTCTTGTCACACCTCTTTTTCGAGAAAGAAGCACTTATAAAAATTTAG
- a CDS encoding EAL domain-containing protein, with the protein MITFGIYTSMDKVKTKITHWLAICFGVFLWSICDALMVLNQDVLLRAHSSYAYLDVFFMLPMISILTGVSIFLYSKFAASQEKLAIIMDSISVFFLIVILIYGIFDEVDISSMINNRSNIVFLSIVAINFLILFINLSEIFTSSLLHIKISGFYLISASILFTMLNLFIFYSQISNVNFGHKIDFLYIVPFFFLMIGAFHLKAKNEYVTNTDKDISIGSKWLPIIIVLPLLLQEDLTSFSALISLFILVVNAIVNYYVKSSIASRKILDYERNLHREMEKSMHERTNELMLANLRLQDMSEKDYLTDLGNRNFIVNELERMCKSIFEDEEIAVYYINLSRFKSINTSYGHEIGDRILKLVAKRILEVCNRQEAIARISADEFIVLAKMEINSHTKRLNLGIALKDAIEKPIQIDRYHFGLKCIIGIDVATKDSTANPRNIIKNADMAMYYAKKNPALNPMVYSDKISNEMHLSSSIEIALKKANLQEDLHVYFQPIFDLKIEKMICAEVFLYCKSEKFGLMEASKFMKEVNVNSDILNDICSLLVSKTIEYVDRWQKEKLLIPKISINVAQIQNKSEKFVLDFISSLCSHHINPELFEIEFGEEIWTNNSKTLDKIFSILKENNIDVCIDNFGSGYTSFIYIRKYGVKRIKIASEFVAQASNSKIDAQIVSAIIDLAKAMKIKVGAKGVEKEEDIRFLKELDCNEVQGLFLSRPMSAEEFEDLVRQDPQMIAKV; encoded by the coding sequence ATGATAACTTTTGGTATTTATACTTCAATGGATAAAGTAAAAACCAAAATAACGCATTGGCTTGCAATATGTTTTGGTGTTTTTTTATGGTCTATTTGTGATGCATTAATGGTATTAAATCAAGATGTACTATTGCGGGCTCATAGTTCTTACGCGTATCTTGATGTATTTTTTATGTTGCCGATGATATCTATTTTAACTGGCGTTAGTATATTTTTGTATTCAAAATTTGCAGCCAGTCAAGAAAAACTAGCCATCATTATGGATAGCATAAGTGTCTTTTTTTTAATAGTAATTTTAATATATGGTATTTTTGATGAAGTAGATATCTCATCGATGATAAATAATAGATCAAATATCGTTTTTCTCTCTATCGTAGCTATAAATTTTCTTATACTTTTTATCAATTTAAGTGAGATTTTTACAAGCAGTTTGCTTCATATAAAAATTAGTGGCTTTTACCTTATATCAGCTAGCATTTTATTTACGATGCTAAATTTATTTATTTTCTATAGTCAGATCTCAAATGTAAATTTTGGCCATAAAATAGATTTTTTATATATCGTTCCTTTCTTTTTTTTGATGATAGGAGCTTTTCATTTAAAAGCTAAAAATGAATATGTTACAAATACCGATAAAGATATCTCAATAGGATCAAAATGGCTACCAATAATAATAGTTTTGCCTTTGCTGTTACAGGAAGATCTAACATCTTTTAGTGCACTTATCTCACTATTTATCTTGGTTGTAAATGCTATTGTTAATTACTACGTTAAAAGCTCTATTGCAAGTAGAAAAATATTAGATTATGAGAGAAATCTTCATAGAGAGATGGAAAAGTCGATGCATGAGCGAACCAATGAACTTATGCTCGCAAATTTAAGACTTCAAGATATGTCCGAGAAAGACTATCTAACAGACCTTGGCAATAGAAATTTTATAGTAAATGAGCTTGAAAGAATGTGCAAAAGCATCTTTGAAGATGAGGAAATCGCAGTTTATTATATAAATTTAAGCCGTTTTAAAAGCATAAATACATCTTACGGGCATGAAATAGGCGATAGAATTTTAAAGCTAGTTGCAAAAAGGATACTTGAAGTTTGCAATAGACAAGAGGCCATAGCAAGGATTAGTGCGGACGAATTTATCGTACTAGCAAAAATGGAGATAAATAGTCATACAAAACGCTTAAATCTTGGAATTGCCTTAAAAGATGCTATTGAAAAGCCAATTCAAATAGATAGATATCACTTTGGGCTTAAGTGCATAATAGGCATAGATGTAGCAACAAAAGATAGCACGGCAAATCCAAGAAATATTATAAAAAACGCAGATATGGCAATGTATTACGCCAAGAAAAATCCAGCTTTAAATCCTATGGTTTATAGCGATAAAATTAGCAATGAAATGCACCTAAGCTCAAGTATCGAGATCGCGCTTAAAAAAGCTAATTTGCAAGAAGACCTTCATGTATATTTTCAACCAATATTTGATCTAAAAATCGAAAAAATGATCTGCGCGGAGGTTTTTTTATATTGTAAATCAGAAAAATTTGGCTTGATGGAAGCAAGCAAATTTATGAAAGAGGTCAATGTAAATAGTGATATTTTAAACGATATTTGCTCGCTTTTGGTTTCAAAGACCATAGAGTATGTAGATAGATGGCAAAAAGAAAAACTCTTGATACCAAAAATAAGCATAAATGTTGCGCAGATTCAAAATAAATCAGAAAAATTTGTTTTAGATTTTATTTCTAGCTTGTGCTCGCATCATATAAATCCAGAGCTTTTTGAAATAGAATTTGGCGAAGAAATATGGACAAATAATTCTAAAACGCTTGATAAAATTTTTTCTATTCTTAAAGAAAATAATATAGATGTTTGTATAGATAATTTTGGCTCTGGATATACTTCATTTATTTATATTAGAAAATACGGTGTTAAGCGTATAAAAATAGCAAGTGAATTTGTTGCTCAAGCATCAAATAGCAAAATAGACGCACAAATCGTATCTGCAATTATCGATTTAGCAAAGGCAATGAAGATAAAAGTTGGCGCAAAAGGCGTAGAAAAAGAAGAAGATATTCGTTTCTTAAAAGAGCTTGATTGTAATGAAGTGCAAGGACTTTTCTTATCTCGTCCTATGAGTGCAGAAGAATTTGAAGACCTTGTAAGACAAGATCCTCAAATGATAGCTAAAGTTTAA
- a CDS encoding CbrC family protein, which translates to MQFIDENDKWALPRPKSRGQILAQEDKASTLPKFIYHPNPLKTGAFKDDISILCECCGKDTEVYYNGSIYCEQDISYLCPTCISSGKAAKKFDATFVQDADKLTTSDAKKDDELFRRTPGYESWQGEHWIVCCDDYCEFLGDVGTRELEEMGIADEVFEDYAKRAEYDDKMLREHLVKAGDIAGYLFRCLHCKKYHIYVDAC; encoded by the coding sequence GTGCAATTCATTGACGAAAATGATAAATGGGCGCTGCCTCGCCCAAAAAGTAGAGGTCAAATTTTGGCTCAAGAAGATAAAGCCTCCACACTACCAAAATTTATCTACCATCCTAACCCTTTAAAAACTGGCGCATTTAAAGATGATATTAGTATCTTGTGTGAGTGTTGCGGCAAAGACACTGAAGTTTATTATAACGGTAGCATTTATTGCGAGCAAGATATTTCGTATCTTTGTCCTACTTGTATTTCTAGTGGTAAGGCTGCTAAGAAATTTGATGCTACATTTGTGCAAGATGCTGACAAATTAACTACAAGTGATGCTAAAAAGGATGACGAACTCTTTAGAAGAACCCCGGGCTACGAGAGCTGGCAGGGCGAGCATTGGATAGTTTGTTGTGATGATTATTGCGAATTTTTAGGTGACGTTGGTACAAGAGAGCTTGAAGAAATGGGTATAGCAGACGAGGTCTTTGAGGACTATGCAAAAAGAGCCGAATATGACGATAAAATGCTACGCGAACATCTTGTTAAAGCTGGCGATATTGCCGGATATTTGTTTCGTTGTTTGCATTGTAAGAAGTATCATATATACGTTGATGCTTGTTAA
- the acpP gene encoding acyl carrier protein: MAVFEDVRDVVVEQLSVDPQAVKLESKIIEDLGADSLDVVELVMALEEKFEVEIPDSEAEKLISIQDVVNYIEKLGK; encoded by the coding sequence ATGGCAGTATTTGAAGACGTAAGAGACGTAGTTGTAGAGCAACTAAGCGTAGATCCACAAGCAGTAAAATTAGAGTCTAAAATCATCGAAGATTTAGGTGCTGATTCACTTGACGTTGTAGAGCTAGTTATGGCTTTAGAAGAAAAATTTGAAGTAGAAATTCCTGATAGTGAAGCAGAGAAATTAATAAGCATTCAAGACGTTGTAAATTATATAGAAAAACTAGGTAAATAA
- a CDS encoding L-arabinose ABC transporter, translated as MCCFGTRIFLLMLITVLSFVFARICPVLPVVGYYLILANLLAILMFSLFFKGLLPSFVKVNAIHYFSLIGGFFGAFLTILVFKKVAKDKFTLIELIIFTLWVLIIAIVIFKFQVILDIFRGI; from the coding sequence ATGTGTTGTTTTGGGACTAGGATCTTTTTGCTTATGCTTATCACTGTTTTAAGCTTCGTTTTTGCTAGAATTTGCCCAGTTTTACCAGTCGTTGGCTATTATTTGATACTTGCAAATTTGCTTGCCATTTTAATGTTTTCACTGTTTTTTAAAGGGCTTTTGCCAAGCTTCGTAAAGGTAAATGCGATCCACTATTTTTCGCTTATTGGTGGCTTTTTTGGAGCATTTTTAACAATTCTTGTTTTTAAAAAAGTTGCAAAAGATAAATTTACTCTAATAGAGCTTATTATTTTTACGCTTTGGGTACTAATAATCGCCATAGTTATCTTTAAATTTCAAGTCATTCTTGACATTTTTAGGGGAATTTAG
- a CDS encoding beta-ketoacyl-ACP synthase II: MKRVVVTGIGMINALGLDKESSFKAICEGKTGVKEITSFDVSDFPVKIAAEITDFDPNSILDGKEVKKVDRFIQLGIKASNEAMADANFKEFDAHKFGVSSAAGIGGLPNIEKNSITYFEKGVKRISPFFIPSALVNMLGGIVSINHGLKGPNLSSVTACAASTHAISQAAKCIMIGQATNMLVIGAESTICGVGIGGFAAMKALSTRNDEPSKASRPFDANRDGFVMGEGAGALVLEEYESAVARGAKIYAEVVGFGESGDAHHITSPTLEGPLSAMKQALDMAKGVKIDYVNAHGTSTPVNDKNETAALKAVFGDKCPPVSSTKGQTGHCLGGAGAIEAVISIMAMRDGIIPPTINYQTPDPECDLDYVPNKARKADIKAVMSNSFGFGGTNGVVIFKKLD, translated from the coding sequence TTGAAACGAGTCGTTGTAACTGGTATAGGCATGATAAACGCACTTGGCCTTGACAAAGAGAGTTCTTTTAAGGCTATTTGCGAGGGTAAAACAGGTGTGAAAGAGATCACAAGCTTTGATGTAAGTGACTTTCCTGTTAAAATTGCTGCCGAGATAACTGATTTTGATCCGAATAGCATTTTAGACGGCAAAGAGGTGAAAAAAGTAGATCGTTTCATACAGCTTGGCATAAAAGCATCTAATGAAGCTATGGCTGATGCGAATTTTAAAGAGTTTGATGCTCATAAATTTGGCGTTAGCTCGGCAGCTGGCATAGGTGGTTTGCCAAATATTGAAAAAAATTCAATTACATACTTTGAAAAAGGTGTAAAGAGAATCTCACCATTTTTTATTCCATCGGCACTTGTAAATATGTTAGGTGGCATAGTTTCTATAAATCACGGACTTAAGGGTCCAAATTTGTCTAGCGTAACAGCATGTGCAGCAAGTACTCATGCAATATCTCAAGCAGCAAAATGCATTATGATTGGCCAAGCTACAAATATGCTAGTTATTGGAGCTGAGTCTACGATTTGTGGTGTTGGAATAGGCGGTTTTGCTGCCATGAAAGCACTATCAACTAGAAATGATGAGCCAAGCAAGGCTTCAAGGCCATTTGACGCAAATCGTGATGGTTTTGTAATGGGCGAAGGTGCTGGCGCATTAGTACTTGAAGAGTATGAGTCAGCTGTTGCAAGAGGAGCTAAAATTTATGCTGAAGTGGTTGGATTTGGTGAGAGTGGAGATGCACACCATATCACATCACCAACACTTGAAGGCCCATTAAGTGCGATGAAACAAGCACTTGATATGGCAAAAGGTGTAAAGATAGATTATGTAAATGCGCACGGTACTTCAACACCTGTAAATGATAAGAATGAGACTGCGGCACTAAAAGCAGTTTTTGGTGATAAGTGCCCACCAGTTAGCTCAACAAAAGGTCAAACCGGACACTGTCTAGGTGGTGCTGGTGCGATCGAGGCTGTTATATCTATAATGGCAATGAGAGATGGTATTATCCCTCCAACAATAAACTACCAAACTCCTGATCCAGAGTGCGATCTAGACTACGTTCCAAATAAAGCTAGAAAAGCTGATATAAAAGCTGTTATGAGCAACTCATTTGGCTTTGGTGGCACAAATGGCGTCGTGATATTTAAAAAGTTGGATTAA
- a CDS encoding pyridoxamine 5'-phosphate oxidase family protein: MDERIVKFLKKMHLASVCAIDDEGQPYAFSAFYAFDDVNFSLLLASSDDSSHVKFLKNSKFVAGTVALDTKIVGKIEGVQFQGVMREANASEREIYFKRFFYAKVMDPKIWSISLEKLKFTSNVLGFGKKIRWERNDKI; the protein is encoded by the coding sequence ATGGATGAGAGGATAGTAAAATTTCTAAAAAAGATGCATCTCGCAAGTGTCTGTGCCATTGATGATGAGGGTCAGCCTTATGCTTTTAGCGCATTTTATGCCTTTGATGATGTAAATTTTAGCCTTTTGCTAGCTAGCTCAGATGATAGCTCGCATGTTAAATTTTTAAAAAATTCAAAGTTTGTAGCTGGCACAGTCGCTCTTGATACAAAAATCGTTGGCAAGATAGAGGGCGTACAGTTTCAAGGAGTGATGAGAGAGGCTAACGCAAGCGAGCGAGAAATTTACTTTAAAAGATTTTTTTACGCAAAGGTGATGGATCCAAAAATTTGGTCTATAAGCCTTGAAAAACTAAAATTTACAAGTAATGTTCTTGGTTTTGGCAAAAAGATAAGGTGGGAAAGAAACGATAAAATTTAG
- a CDS encoding dUTP diphosphatase: MNERTIILEMLKMQQSLNDETNGLGWENGYTNKNKLISWRRCIYMECAELIDSFAWKHWKSIDAKTDEQNLRIEVVDIWHFIMSLALQIYKSKQLGDIETLADDICQSSGFSEFCKEPLKIEDESIYEIMNDVEMLIHECSGFDYDIFDILKIYFSMSLKCGVNLYSLYECYIAKNVLNRFRQNNGYKEGSYKKNWNGREDNEVMSEILSNGVSKIGEIYAALEHEYKKVK, from the coding sequence ATGAATGAAAGAACGATTATTTTAGAGATGTTAAAGATGCAGCAAAGCCTAAATGATGAGACAAATGGGCTTGGCTGGGAAAATGGTTATACTAATAAAAATAAACTAATCAGCTGGAGGCGCTGCATATATATGGAGTGCGCTGAGCTGATTGATAGCTTTGCTTGGAAACACTGGAAGAGCATCGATGCTAAGACTGATGAGCAAAATTTACGCATAGAAGTTGTTGATATCTGGCACTTTATTATGAGCCTAGCTTTGCAAATTTATAAATCAAAACAGCTTGGAGATATAGAAACTTTAGCCGATGATATTTGCCAATCAAGCGGATTTAGTGAGTTTTGCAAAGAGCCACTAAAGATCGAAGACGAGAGCATTTATGAGATAATGAATGATGTTGAGATGCTTATACATGAGTGCAGCGGGTTTGACTACGATATATTTGATATTTTAAAAATTTACTTCTCTATGTCTTTAAAATGCGGCGTAAATTTATACTCACTTTATGAGTGCTATATCGCTAAAAACGTGCTAAATCGCTTCCGTCAAAATAATGGCTACAAAGAAGGCAGCTATAAGAAAAATTGGAACGGACGCGAAGATAATGAAGTGATGAGTGAAATTTTGTCAAATGGCGTTAGTAAGATAGGTGAAATTTACGCAGCACTTGAGCATGAATATAAAAAGGTGAAATGA
- a CDS encoding putative bifunctional diguanylate cyclase/phosphodiesterase, with amino-acid sequence MIFNRNLTQVLSQKDFFNLSYIAIDLFMFCTSFTAFFSLKFSKRRLSIFLCLIALIVISTYDVFTTTMDFWIDEISFFGYDILFKSSFFMLFVATLHLREGEANLKFRALRNDFDKILIQKLFVFAVFLTIMILYSWKINLTWLFSILVTLLAYGALSYIFSNVRKMDILIKREIHIKKVLNNQIENKVKELEETNRHLQRISKYDYLTNALNRQYFIARLEEMIKSKALGEKIDIYSIDINHFKAINDSYGHYIGDDVIAKFASNIESILPPNDSLFARSGGDDFIVVVKQNENVHCREFLHYLLKAISEPIVIDDYKIVLDAKIGISSTQTSEILADDFIMQSEAALEAAKKDASEKYVFYSDIKSIIQDRNYIEILLNSISFDEEFELKFQPQYLIEGKKIVGAEALVRWNSPIKGPVDQSKFIPIAEQSSIINAIGKWVAKNAIKQMAFWNEKYNTNLKIGINISPKQIDNINFASKFLSYIDRYGIDPSCVDVEITEASLVNAEEMMQSALSELSNRGICISIDDFGTGFSSMNYIKKYPMSRLKIAKELIDNIAKNDIDKDVVKSVIALAKNVELKTIAEGVEDETQLEILRELGCDEVQGYLWGKPMSAEDFEKLIISAI; translated from the coding sequence ATGATTTTTAATAGAAATTTAACTCAAGTTTTAAGCCAAAAAGATTTTTTTAATCTAAGCTATATCGCCATAGATTTATTTATGTTTTGTACCTCATTTACTGCGTTTTTTTCACTTAAATTTTCAAAAAGAAGACTATCTATATTTTTATGCTTGATAGCACTTATTGTAATAAGCACTTATGATGTTTTTACCACTACAATGGATTTTTGGATAGATGAAATATCCTTTTTTGGATACGACATTTTATTTAAGAGTTCATTTTTTATGTTGTTTGTTGCTACGCTTCATTTAAGAGAGGGCGAGGCAAATCTAAAATTTAGGGCACTTAGAAACGATTTTGATAAAATTTTAATACAAAAGCTATTTGTTTTTGCCGTATTTTTGACGATCATGATCTTGTACTCTTGGAAGATAAATTTGACATGGTTATTTTCTATTTTAGTTACTTTGCTTGCATACGGGGCATTATCTTATATATTTTCTAACGTTAGAAAGATGGATATTTTAATTAAACGTGAAATACATATCAAAAAAGTGTTAAATAATCAGATAGAAAATAAAGTAAAAGAGCTTGAAGAGACAAATAGGCACCTACAAAGGATCAGTAAATACGATTATCTAACAAATGCTCTAAATCGCCAGTATTTTATCGCAAGGCTTGAAGAGATGATAAAGTCAAAGGCACTTGGCGAAAAGATAGATATTTATAGTATTGACATAAACCATTTTAAAGCGATAAATGACTCGTATGGGCACTATATCGGTGATGATGTAATAGCAAAGTTTGCTTCAAACATTGAGTCAATATTGCCACCAAACGATTCCTTATTTGCAAGATCTGGCGGCGATGACTTTATCGTTGTTGTCAAGCAAAACGAAAATGTACATTGCAGAGAATTTTTACATTATCTACTAAAAGCTATTTCAGAGCCAATCGTTATAGATGATTATAAAATTGTACTTGATGCGAAAATAGGGATTAGCTCGACACAAACTAGTGAAATTTTGGCTGATGATTTTATCATGCAATCAGAAGCAGCACTAGAAGCAGCAAAAAAAGATGCATCTGAAAAGTATGTTTTTTATAGTGATATAAAAAGCATTATTCAGGATAGAAACTACATAGAAATATTGCTAAATAGCATAAGCTTTGATGAAGAATTTGAGCTAAAATTTCAGCCCCAATATCTAATAGAAGGTAAAAAAATAGTAGGAGCAGAGGCTCTTGTTAGGTGGAACTCTCCTATAAAAGGTCCGGTAGATCAATCAAAATTTATCCCAATAGCCGAACAAAGCTCTATTATCAATGCGATAGGAAAATGGGTAGCAAAAAATGCTATAAAACAAATGGCCTTTTGGAATGAAAAATATAATACAAACCTAAAAATAGGCATAAATATCTCGCCAAAACAGATTGATAATATAAATTTTGCATCTAAATTTTTAAGCTATATAGATAGATACGGCATCGATCCATCTTGTGTAGATGTTGAGATCACTGAGGCTAGCCTCGTTAATGCCGAAGAGATGATGCAAAGTGCGTTATCTGAGCTTTCAAATAGAGGAATTTGCATCTCCATAGATGATTTTGGTACCGGTTTTTCATCAATGAATTACATCAAAAAATATCCTATGAGTCGCCTAAAGATCGCTAAAGAGCTGATAGATAATATTGCTAAAAATGATATAGATAAAGACGTGGTAAAAAGCGTTATAGCTTTGGCTAAAAATGTGGAGCTAAAGACTATTGCTGAGGGCGTCGAAGATGAAACCCAGCTTGAAATTTTAAGAGAGCTTGGATGCGATGAGGTGCAAGGGTATCTTTGGGGCAAGCCAATGAGTGCAGAGGATTTTGAAAAGCTTATAATAAGCGCTATTTAA